ACTCGAGAGAGAACTGTAATAATCTACAATGATAGCCATGTATAAACTTTCAACAAAGGAAGCATTGAAACAAGACCACAGCACACGAAAGCATCATCAATGCTTTGAAACATATTCACTTTGCTGAGAAGACTGAAGAGTATTCCATAGTTGTCCAATGCCATGGAAATGTTTCTGCACAGTAAATCCAGTTTCCATGAGTTACAGCTTTATGAGAAATAATAATGTAAACTAATTCTGTAGGCACATATGTTCAATTCACCTCTACTTCATTTATTAAATTGATCCTCATCGTCGGAGTTTTTCAAAATTCTTCTTTCATTGTCATAAGCTGATTGATACAAAGGCATTTTAATTTTAGCTCCCCAAAATATTTATTCCACTGAGACCTGTAGGCTGGGTCAGTGTgtattgtttttattatattgCAGTTTGGAGCGAGTTTTGTGGTGATGCTAGAAGATTTCTTTAAACCATGCCTTACTTAGGTTGTTGCCCAGTTGTTACGTTTTCTCTTTTAAAGGGTATATTTCTAAACAGCtaaaagcttagtaagctttagcttgaggggagtgttagaatattttaaaatattaagttaCTATAAAactattatcaataatatttgaaCTTTTATTATTTCTCTCCTCTTTTTATCGAAAACCCACAACTTCAACAAAGCTCTCACTATGTTTCTACAACTATAAAAACTATTAAGTTCATACATACATATGAGTCCAAGTGATGTGAATATGAATTCTGTCCTTTCATGCTACTTCCAATTGCCAAAACACCTGGTGAATGAAGCTGTCAAGATCAGGAAAAAGGAGAACCTCATAAGCAACAAAACTTAGGGAAGTATAATAAGCAAGACAAAAGTATTTAATATTGCATAGTAAGCGGTTATAAAATTCAGGAGGACAATTATGAAACAACATGGCTAGTGACAGGAAAATGTTACATAATAAGTTCTACAAATATACATTTGTATTATGATAAAGCCAAATCATAACACATTTGTAAATCTCCTCTTACTGTGACTATAATTGTAAAGGGATGCTCATTACTATGAGCAAAGTAACCATCATTTATACAGGAAGcaaatattttataatggaCTTGCATATAGCCAGAAACAAATTGTATAACAACACCAAAGATATCAATCAATAAAATACCATCTGATGGGGAACACAATGGCTGCATTAAAACTTGGGCAAAAATATAGTGTTCATTATATGAAAATGAATACCCCAGATCTACACTCTGACTTCATGAGGATTGACATGGGAGTTTGCTAGTAACATATACCAACAGATAATAGCAGAATCAGACCTGTGAGAACAGCGAAGAGGCTTGGCAGGTAACCACCATTATAAGCAGCTCCTTAAACCTAACAATTCCCATTCTGAGGGGGAAAGATTAGTTTTCGTCCTATTGTCACCAACTTGTCAGGTATCCACTAATATAAGCAGCTCCTTAAACCtaacaatttataatttcatcTGCTTCATCCATAGCGACCATTTAACAGCTTCTAAAAACTTATCATTGCGCTTCAGTGCCTCGATAAGATTAGTGTAGGTTTTGTGGTCAGGTTCTATTCCATTTTTTCTCATTTCCCTGATCACGTTTACAGACTCTTCGACCATTCCTGCAATTCCATATGCCTTGATCAAAGTGTTATAGCTGCACAAATCAGGTTGAAGTCCGCATTCATTCAATTCCGCAAGCACATCGGCGACTTCTTCAATCCATCCTTGTTCCCCGTAGATATTGATAATGGTGTTGTATGTGTAGAGATCAGAAGCACAATTTGATTCCTTCATCCTTTGCAGAACAGATCTAAACGCGTTCATTTGGCCATCTTTTCCGTAAGCATCCAGCATCGAATTGTACGCCTCAAGGGAAACTGAGAATCCATCAAATTGCATCTTGTGAACAGTTCTTGACATGTTGCTGAAGTCCTTATTTTTGCCATAAGTAGCTATAATAGTATTGTAAGTGATGACATCAACCAGGCCTTGTTTCCTAGCCATACAGTACAGCCTCTCAACTTTCTTGAAAAGTTTTGCTTTCCCGAAAACATGAAGCATGACATTATAGGTAATTGTGTTTGGCACGAATCCTCGCTGGAGCATCTCATCAAAAAGCCTCGAAAGCTCATCTACCGGCAGAGCCTGAGCACAGCAATTTAGGACACAATTATAAACTTCCTGATCCCAATTAACCCGATCTTTCGAGATCTTGCAGTACACTTTTTCTAACTTATCCACCATGTTACATCTCTGATAAATACGCAGCATATCACGCAACAAAAACATGTCTGGAACAATATCGGGCCGCTTGTCAATATCATCCAAAACAGAACAAGCGTCTTTCAAAGATCCAGCTCGAACGTACATCCTCACAGCAATGCTAAAAGCAATCATATCCAAGGAATTTGATGAAGAAGACGTCTTGAGCTTGTGATACAACATCTCTGCATCTTTGAAACGTCCCATGACACtataaatgtcaatcattgtACAAACAATGTGCTTGTTGAGCTTCTTCTCGTTGTCATCAGTTTCTGTCATCTGCTTATATATTCCAACAGCATCCTCTAGCAAACCTTCCTCTCTGCAAGAACAAATCAACAGGTGATATAAATTATCCTCGTACCTCGAATCCTTCCATTTCTTATCACTCAACACTCTAAGCGCATCTTCCACCAACTTGTTCTTCACATAAGCCATTACCACAGTGGAACAACAGCTTTGGTTAACCAAAATGTGCCGATAAAACGAACCTTTGAGCAAACGTGGTAACTCGTGAACCTTCCCAGCACTCTCATAAACACTAACAAGAGTACTAATTATCGAAGAATAATGACATCCACATCTAACCATGTCATCAACTGTTCCAACCACACCTTCGAAATCTCCCTTGTTCGCTTGCAACTTTATCATCGTAAACAAATTAGACGAATTCGGCTTAAACCCTAACCTCTTCAACTCGTCATAATACCACCTAGCCTTTTCATAATTAGTAGCTCTACCCCAACCCTCAATCATGGAGCGATAACTAGTTTCATCAGGCTCAATCCCTCTCAAACCCAAACTCGAAAACACACTCTCGGCACCATCCATATTTGAGGCCTTACCATACCCAGTTATCATAGTATTATAAACAACAACATTATTAATACAAAACCCAGCCTCCACTTCCATTCTCAGCAAAACTCGTTCGGCTTCCACCATTTTCCCTTGTTGACAATAAGCATTCAAAATTACCAACCAATTTTCAACATTCAAAACAATTACTTGAGTCTTGATCAACTCAATTACACTTTCAGCTTTTTCATATAACCCTAACCGCGTATAAATTGTTATCATAGACGAATAAGCAGATTCACAAACTATACCAAACCTTTTCATCTCTGACATAGCAAATTCCGCTTCTTCAACATTGCAAGTCTTCTGGTAAAGTCGCATTAACATTCCAAACGTCGCCATATTCGGTGTAACGCTACAATCTAACATCATTTTGAACCATTTAGAACCTAATTTGACTAATCCACGTTTTGAACAAGCGTAGATTAGTGTGTTGAAAACATGATAGGTTAGTGGTTCGGAAGAATCCGAAGCAAGAATCATTTGACGAACCAGTTTTTCGGCGGCTTTCCAATCCTGTTTGTTGGTTAATGCACGAAACGATGCGTTGCTGAATTTGAAATCGGTTTTGATATGTGATTTGTTTGGGGTGGGAAGCGTTGGTTTGGAAGTACGAAGATGAGGTTTGGAATTGGGGTTACGAGTAGGGATTGAATCGAAAGAGTCGAGAGAAATGGAGAGTCTAATTAGTGAGGCCATGaagagtgagtgagtgagtgaagaAAGAATTGGAAAGTATTGTTGTGTTGTGGAAGAATTGTGGTGATAGTATGTATAGTATCATCTCATCTCATTCTCATCATCATGCTATCAAATCCTGTCCTCTACTATGTGTATGTGGTGGGTGTGGTTTTTGCTATAATTAATGCCgttggaaacaaaaaaaaaaactagtcgACTGCACGGGTTCGACGAATGTCATATATatgtcaatcatggatgttgatattaaaatacttattaATAAAGTTATACTACCCAATTTTATGAGCAAAGCCCGTGCGTTGCATGGGTTCGACGGAACTCCATATATATGTCAATCATGGACGTTGTCAATCATGAATGTTgatattaaaatacttattaACAAAGTTATACTACCCAATTATATAAGCAAAGCCCGTGCATTGCCTAAGTTCGACGGAACGCCATATATATGTCAATCATGGACGTTGTCAATCATGTATGTTGATAGTAAGATACTTATTAACAAAGTTATACTACCCAATTGTATGAGCAAAATGGTACATTAATCAAATTTAACACGCGAATGAGTCTCATCATATTCAAAGGTCAGGATGGCACGGGTGCACGCTTCTGCCATAGGCGCGCGTACCTAGTCCTtataaataccaaaaaaatctaaatttgctcattttcaattcattttctctctcttctcctcTCTCTAATTCAAAAACTATCtcctctctcttctttcacCTTCACCAATGAgcttttgtattatttttttttgttaattaagtTTCACTAAATTATGCTTAGAAAAAcataggcttaactacacatttggtcccttacgtttattttaggtttcaatttggtcccttacgtttaaaaagtatcaatttggtcccttacgtttattttatgtttcaagttagtcctttccgttagttttgtcact
This portion of the Trifolium pratense cultivar HEN17-A07 linkage group LG3, ARS_RC_1.1, whole genome shotgun sequence genome encodes:
- the LOC123913908 gene encoding pentatricopeptide repeat-containing protein At4g30825, chloroplastic, giving the protein MASLIRLSISLDSFDSIPTRNPNSKPHLRTSKPTLPTPNKSHIKTDFKFSNASFRALTNKQDWKAAEKLVRQMILASDSSEPLTYHVFNTLIYACSKRGLVKLGSKWFKMMLDCSVTPNMATFGMLMRLYQKTCNVEEAEFAMSEMKRFGIVCESAYSSMITIYTRLGLYEKAESVIELIKTQVIVLNVENWLVILNAYCQQGKMVEAERVLLRMEVEAGFCINNVVVYNTMITGYGKASNMDGAESVFSSLGLRGIEPDETSYRSMIEGWGRATNYEKARWYYDELKRLGFKPNSSNLFTMIKLQANKGDFEGVVGTVDDMVRCGCHYSSIISTLVSVYESAGKVHELPRLLKGSFYRHILVNQSCCSTVVMAYVKNKLVEDALRVLSDKKWKDSRYEDNLYHLLICSCREEGLLEDAVGIYKQMTETDDNEKKLNKHIVCTMIDIYSVMGRFKDAEMLYHKLKTSSSSNSLDMIAFSIAVRMYVRAGSLKDACSVLDDIDKRPDIVPDMFLLRDMLRIYQRCNMVDKLEKVYCKISKDRVNWDQEVYNCVLNCCAQALPVDELSRLFDEMLQRGFVPNTITYNVMLHVFGKAKLFKKVERLYCMARKQGLVDVITYNTIIATYGKNKDFSNMSRTVHKMQFDGFSVSLEAYNSMLDAYGKDGQMNAFRSVLQRMKESNCASDLYTYNTIINIYGEQGWIEEVADVLAELNECGLQPDLCSYNTLIKAYGIAGMVEESVNVIREMRKNGIEPDHKTYTNLIEALKRNDKFLEAVKWSLWMKQMKL